A region from the Verrucomicrobiia bacterium genome encodes:
- a CDS encoding fused MFS/spermidine synthase: MVTTLYALTLALGSALLFAAQPMVARMALPGLGGSPAVWNTSMVFFQAALLAGYALAHGVARRSAPAPQALAMAVLLVAAILSLPIALVPADAVPPPDAPVPWLLARLALEAGPPAVALAMASPLLQRWFTRAAGPERDPYFLYAAGNVGSFGALLSYPFLVEPLLTLEVQARYWSVGFGIWSGFVLLCALAQRRQRVPVPAHSSLPSPTESSPAETHGDVIPLRQRLIWIFLAAVPVSLLQGCTLSLTTDVASVPLLWIVPLAIYLLTYVAAFATHGRPLIPPARRALPFLAVALLFVVLSRATEPVGVLIGLHLAFLAAAGLVCHGALVSRRPPPAQLTGFYLAIAFGGLLGGAFNALLAPLIFSSLAEYPLAIAIACAALPRRRHPRHRTGVEPPASLGADLAGPVALAGVTLVLGLLIPWAQEAPRLRSAIVFGLPAIAACAMMDRPRRLVLSLLALFLAGSWLNPRWSGTEYSERSFFGVTRVTRDATGGIRQLMHGNTLHGRQFLDPDRRGEPLAYYHREGPLGRIFAALRENPGPRRIGVIGLGVGTMAAYAEPGDIWTFFEIDPAVIRVARDPARFTFLADCQADDWRIIEGDARLRLREEPDAAFDLILLDAFSSDAIPVHLITREALSLYRAKLRTGGWLAAHISNRYLTLEPVFAALARDAGWICRAAEDVLEDDFPGKEPSHWVVLAAADSDLGSLPRRFPWLPAGLDPRVSLWTDQRSSVFEVFQWR, from the coding sequence GTGGTCACCACGCTGTACGCCCTCACGCTCGCCCTGGGTTCGGCCCTGCTCTTTGCCGCCCAACCCATGGTGGCCCGCATGGCCCTTCCCGGCCTCGGCGGCTCCCCGGCGGTCTGGAACACCTCGATGGTGTTCTTCCAGGCCGCCCTCCTCGCCGGGTACGCTCTCGCCCACGGCGTCGCCCGACGCTCTGCGCCCGCCCCGCAGGCCCTTGCCATGGCCGTCCTCCTCGTTGCGGCCATCCTTTCTCTCCCCATCGCCCTCGTTCCCGCCGACGCTGTCCCGCCCCCCGACGCGCCGGTCCCCTGGTTGCTGGCCCGCCTCGCCCTGGAAGCCGGACCCCCGGCCGTCGCGCTGGCCATGGCGAGTCCCCTTCTTCAACGCTGGTTCACCCGCGCCGCCGGCCCGGAAAGGGATCCCTATTTCCTCTACGCGGCCGGCAATGTCGGCAGTTTTGGCGCCCTGCTCTCGTACCCGTTCCTGGTCGAACCGCTCCTCACCCTCGAGGTCCAGGCACGCTACTGGAGTGTCGGGTTCGGGATCTGGTCCGGGTTCGTCCTCCTGTGTGCCCTCGCGCAACGGCGCCAGCGGGTTCCGGTTCCCGCCCATTCGTCCCTGCCTTCTCCGACGGAATCGTCGCCGGCCGAAACCCATGGGGACGTCATCCCCCTTCGGCAACGACTGATCTGGATCTTCCTCGCCGCCGTGCCGGTGAGTCTGCTGCAAGGTTGCACGCTGTCCCTGACCACCGACGTCGCGAGCGTGCCGTTGCTCTGGATCGTCCCGCTGGCGATCTACCTCCTGACCTACGTCGCCGCCTTTGCCACCCACGGGCGGCCCCTGATCCCGCCGGCCCGGCGTGCCCTTCCCTTTCTTGCCGTCGCCCTGCTCTTCGTCGTGCTGAGCCGCGCCACCGAACCGGTTGGCGTGCTGATCGGACTTCACCTCGCCTTCCTTGCCGCCGCCGGGTTGGTCTGCCACGGGGCCCTGGTTTCCAGGCGTCCGCCGCCGGCCCAACTGACGGGCTTCTACCTGGCCATCGCCTTCGGGGGCCTGCTGGGGGGTGCCTTCAATGCTCTCCTGGCGCCGCTGATCTTCTCATCCCTTGCCGAGTACCCGCTGGCCATCGCCATCGCCTGCGCCGCCCTTCCGCGGCGGCGGCACCCGCGCCATCGAACCGGCGTCGAACCGCCCGCGTCCCTGGGTGCCGATCTCGCGGGTCCCGTGGCCCTCGCCGGGGTGACCCTGGTTCTCGGCCTGCTCATCCCGTGGGCCCAGGAGGCCCCCCGCCTGCGCAGCGCCATCGTGTTCGGTCTCCCCGCCATTGCCGCCTGCGCCATGATGGACCGGCCCCGCCGCCTGGTGCTGTCGTTGCTCGCGCTCTTCCTCGCCGGTTCCTGGCTGAACCCCCGTTGGTCCGGCACCGAATACTCCGAACGAAGCTTCTTCGGCGTCACCCGGGTGACCCGCGACGCCACGGGCGGGATCCGCCAGTTGATGCACGGGAACACCCTGCACGGCCGCCAGTTCCTCGATCCCGATCGTCGCGGCGAACCCCTCGCCTATTACCACCGCGAAGGACCCCTGGGCCGCATCTTCGCCGCCCTCCGGGAAAATCCCGGACCCCGGCGCATCGGGGTCATTGGTCTCGGTGTCGGCACCATGGCCGCCTACGCCGAACCCGGTGACATCTGGACCTTCTTCGAGATCGATCCGGCGGTCATCCGGGTGGCCCGCGATCCCGCCCGGTTCACCTTCCTCGCCGACTGCCAGGCCGACGACTGGCGCATCATCGAGGGCGATGCACGCCTGCGGTTGCGTGAAGAACCCGACGCCGCCTTCGACCTGATCCTCCTCGACGCCTTCAGCTCCGATGCCATCCCCGTCCACCTGATCACCCGCGAAGCCCTTTCCCTGTACCGCGCCAAGCTCCGGACGGGCGGCTGGCTCGCCGCCCACATCTCCAACCGGTACCTGACCCTCGAACCGGTCTTCGCCGCCCTGGCCCGGGACGCCGGCTGGATCTGCCGCGCCGCCGAGGACGTCCTCGAGGACGACTTCCCCGGGAAGGAACCCTCCCACTGGGTCGTCCTGGCCGCGGCTGACAGCGATCTGGGGTCACTCCCGCGACGCTTTCCCTGGCTGCCCGCCGGCCTCGATCCCCGCGTGTCCCTCTGGACCGACCAGCGTTCCAGCGTCTTCGAGGTCTTCCAGTGGCGGTGA
- the frr gene encoding ribosome recycling factor translates to MSIDEILLECEEKMQKSEEHVVLEFNGVRTGKASPALIENILVEVYGGSHMRIRELAGITAPEPRQLLVQPWDASTVSPIEKAIQKANIGLNPMVQGRALRIMIPELSTEQREKFVKAIRHMAETGRVAVRQIRREAIEHLKKEQKAGEITEDELKHSEKEVQALTDRYSQRIDEHLHHKEKELMTV, encoded by the coding sequence ATGTCCATCGACGAAATCCTGCTCGAATGCGAAGAGAAGATGCAGAAGAGCGAGGAACATGTGGTCCTCGAATTCAACGGTGTCCGCACCGGCAAGGCCTCCCCCGCCCTCATCGAAAACATCCTCGTCGAGGTGTACGGCGGATCGCACATGCGTATCCGTGAACTCGCCGGCATCACCGCCCCCGAACCCCGGCAGCTCCTCGTCCAGCCCTGGGACGCCAGCACCGTCAGCCCGATCGAAAAGGCCATCCAGAAGGCCAACATCGGCCTCAACCCCATGGTCCAGGGCCGCGCCCTGCGGATCATGATCCCCGAACTCAGCACCGAACAGCGCGAGAAGTTCGTCAAGGCCATCCGCCACATGGCCGAGACCGGGCGCGTCGCGGTCCGCCAGATCCGCCGCGAAGCCATCGAACACCTCAAAAAGGAGCAGAAGGCCGGCGAGATCACCGAGGACGAACTCAAGCATTCCGAGAAGGAGGTCCAGGCCCTCACCGATCGGTACAGCCAGCGCATCGATGAGCATCTCCACCACAAGGAAAAGGAACTGATGACGGTCTGA
- a CDS encoding helix-turn-helix transcriptional regulator has protein sequence MSSRREPSAIFEGPSATYHADRCEPLVQAVARGEVRLSALAHRGYPGRALPATVLPEVSTVGCWDAPGTQRWGLDWHRNEGIEFTFVSRGRTAFLVEGRRYPLGPGHLTITRPWQKHRVGDPHIGPSRLLWLILDVGVRRPDQPWHWPEWLMLDPDEARRLTTLLRHNENPVWRADREVGACFESLARLADADTPRVPQSRIRIAISELALAILDLLERERIPLDGRLVSVRRTVDLFLQSLPEHLDHPWTLEAMAARCGLGRSRFSEYCRQLVNMTPGHYLTFLRIEEARRLLTLDPERGILDIALACGFQTSQYFATAFRKATGLSPRAFADARQRELAI, from the coding sequence ATGTCCTCCCGACGCGAGCCCTCCGCCATCTTCGAAGGACCCAGTGCGACCTATCACGCGGATCGCTGCGAACCGCTGGTGCAGGCGGTGGCGCGCGGTGAGGTCCGGTTGTCCGCCCTGGCGCACCGGGGCTATCCAGGGCGTGCCCTGCCCGCCACGGTGCTCCCCGAGGTGTCCACGGTGGGCTGCTGGGACGCCCCGGGAACCCAGCGGTGGGGCCTCGATTGGCACCGCAACGAGGGCATCGAGTTCACCTTCGTCTCGCGGGGCCGCACCGCGTTCCTGGTCGAGGGCCGTCGTTATCCGCTCGGTCCCGGTCACCTCACCATCACCCGCCCCTGGCAGAAGCATCGCGTCGGGGATCCGCATATCGGGCCGAGCCGCCTGCTCTGGCTGATCCTGGATGTCGGGGTGCGGCGCCCGGACCAGCCGTGGCATTGGCCGGAGTGGCTGATGCTTGATCCCGACGAGGCCCGGCGCCTGACCACGCTGCTGCGGCACAACGAGAATCCGGTCTGGCGCGCCGACCGGGAGGTGGGCGCCTGCTTCGAAAGCCTGGCGCGCCTGGCGGATGCCGACACCCCCCGCGTGCCGCAAAGCCGGATCCGGATTGCCATCAGCGAGCTGGCCCTGGCCATCCTCGACCTCCTCGAACGCGAACGCATCCCGCTGGATGGCCGCCTGGTCTCCGTCCGCCGCACCGTGGACCTGTTCCTCCAGTCGCTGCCGGAACATCTCGACCACCCCTGGACCCTGGAGGCCATGGCCGCCCGTTGTGGCCTGGGACGAAGCCGGTTCTCCGAATACTGCCGCCAGCTTGTGAACATGACCCCGGGCCACTACCTGACCTTCCTGCGGATCGAGGAGGCCCGGCGCCTTCTCACCCTCGATCCGGAGCGCGGGATCCTCGACATCGCGCTGGCCTGCGGCTTTCAGACCAGCCAGTACTTCGCGACCGCATTCCGCAAGGCCACCGGACTGTCCCCGCGGGCCTTTGCCGACGCCCGCCAACGCGAGCTTGCCATTTGA
- the pyrH gene encoding UMP kinase, translated as MSDASPVRPTPRYRRILLKLSGEALGTEGGYGIDAQALLQIAAQIKEVRELGVEIVIVIGGGNIFRGLQGSQRGIERVTGDQMGMLATLINALALQDALEKQGVETRVQSAISVTQVSEPFIRRRAVRHLEKGRIVILAAGTGNPYFSTDTAASLRAAEINAEVILKATKVDGVYDSDPKTNPNARRYERISYLEAVQRQLKVMDMTAFALCMDNRMPIIVFNLFGEHNIRRVVLGEQIGTLVSD; from the coding sequence ATGAGCGACGCTTCTCCCGTTCGGCCCACACCCAGGTACCGCCGCATCCTCCTCAAATTGAGCGGCGAGGCGCTCGGCACCGAAGGCGGATACGGCATCGACGCCCAGGCCCTCCTCCAGATCGCCGCCCAGATCAAGGAGGTCCGTGAACTCGGCGTCGAAATCGTGATCGTCATCGGCGGCGGCAACATCTTCCGCGGCCTCCAGGGCAGTCAGCGCGGCATCGAACGCGTCACCGGCGACCAGATGGGCATGCTCGCCACCCTCATCAATGCCCTCGCCCTCCAGGACGCCCTCGAAAAACAGGGCGTCGAAACCCGCGTCCAGAGCGCCATCAGCGTCACCCAGGTCAGTGAACCCTTCATCCGCCGACGCGCCGTCCGACACCTCGAGAAAGGCCGCATCGTCATCCTCGCCGCCGGCACCGGCAACCCCTACTTCTCCACCGACACCGCCGCCTCCCTCCGGGCCGCCGAGATCAACGCCGAGGTCATCCTCAAGGCCACCAAGGTCGATGGCGTGTACGACAGCGATCCCAAGACCAATCCCAATGCCCGCCGTTACGAGCGCATCTCCTACCTCGAAGCCGTCCAGCGTCAGTTGAAGGTCATGGACATGACCGCCTTCGCCCTCTGCATGGACAACCGCATGCCGATCATCGTCTTCAACCTCTTTGGCGAACACAACATCCGCCGCGTCGTGCTCGGCGAACAGATCGGCACGCTCGTCTCCGACTGA
- a CDS encoding C1 family peptidase, translating to MATTDRRVFLCPDNPANRQQHKDLEDAKRGGWQVTDAARDPLDPNRLLVTLSSGGNAAAPAPGEVPSLAGAAARPRRAAASPQPAIRAGSRSYRLDARPDPVDFRDRLYEPTLVEVPSEWPLERYLSVWSGKGGRAAAQPVLDQGEEGACTGFGLAAVAHYLLRRRKVWPDPTPVSARMFYEMARRHDEWEGEDYSGSSARGAMKGWHKHGVCRESLWPYQASSALGTLTPERAVDALRRPLGAYFRVPHRDLVAMHSALAEVGILYATATVHEGWSHVGRDGHIHPDPRETGGHAFVLVGYDAEGFWLQNSWGPSWGHLGFAHLTYDDWLAHGTDVWVARLGAPMVSARPARAGGTRLDHAGAALDVRRAHLQRHTVALGTDGCLRPGGEVGNHEGDIRRLFGRRGDIESLTRSWSPKRILLYAHAGLVPEPDALQRLAEYLPALLEHQTYPLAYFWKSDLWSALASVLKEALRQRRPDGALDTAKGFLLERLDDTLELVARPGGRRIWEEVRETARLAAESATGGARLVLARLLEFIRRHPGVEVHFLAHGAGSFLLGPVFREFCQAGHHAASLQLWAPACSLDFFRAHYADSLSAGAARRVALYTLKDDSERADHCAHLYHKSLLYLVANALEDRPRRPGQPGTPLLGLETSLLEQAASLGIDSDGVRREDPPAVRLPWGPDAWWIRTPNNLPPGDPFASTARRHGDFDDDPATVRGTLARIVGADTGISSSGEAIDFHPTRSGLDAWRRDLDQALR from the coding sequence ATGGCCACCACCGACCGACGCGTCTTCCTGTGCCCGGACAATCCGGCCAATCGCCAGCAGCACAAGGACCTTGAGGACGCCAAACGTGGCGGCTGGCAGGTGACCGACGCCGCCCGGGATCCCCTCGACCCGAACCGGCTCCTGGTCACGCTCTCCTCCGGCGGAAACGCCGCCGCGCCGGCACCCGGGGAGGTGCCGTCCCTGGCAGGAGCCGCCGCCCGCCCTCGCCGCGCCGCCGCGTCACCCCAGCCCGCGATTCGCGCCGGATCCCGGTCCTACCGTCTGGATGCCCGACCCGATCCCGTCGATTTCCGCGACCGCCTCTACGAACCGACCCTGGTCGAGGTCCCCAGCGAATGGCCGCTCGAACGTTACCTCTCGGTCTGGAGCGGAAAGGGGGGACGGGCCGCCGCCCAACCCGTCCTCGACCAGGGCGAGGAAGGGGCCTGCACCGGGTTCGGCCTCGCCGCCGTGGCCCACTATCTGCTCCGCCGCCGCAAGGTCTGGCCCGACCCGACACCCGTCAGCGCCCGCATGTTCTACGAAATGGCCCGGCGCCACGACGAATGGGAGGGTGAGGACTATTCGGGTTCGAGCGCGCGCGGCGCCATGAAAGGCTGGCACAAGCACGGCGTCTGCCGCGAATCCCTCTGGCCCTATCAGGCCTCCTCCGCCCTCGGCACCCTCACCCCGGAACGCGCCGTCGATGCCCTGCGACGACCCCTCGGCGCCTACTTTCGTGTCCCGCACCGCGACCTCGTCGCCATGCACAGTGCCCTCGCCGAAGTGGGCATCCTCTACGCCACCGCCACCGTCCACGAAGGCTGGTCCCATGTCGGCCGCGACGGGCACATCCACCCGGATCCCCGCGAGACGGGTGGGCACGCCTTCGTCCTCGTGGGCTACGACGCGGAAGGGTTCTGGCTCCAGAACTCCTGGGGTCCTTCCTGGGGACATCTCGGGTTCGCGCACCTCACCTACGACGACTGGCTTGCCCACGGCACCGACGTCTGGGTGGCCCGCCTCGGGGCCCCGATGGTCTCCGCCCGACCGGCCCGCGCCGGTGGCACCCGGCTCGATCACGCCGGCGCCGCCCTCGATGTCCGCCGCGCCCACCTCCAACGCCACACCGTGGCTCTGGGCACCGACGGATGTCTCCGCCCCGGCGGCGAGGTGGGCAACCACGAGGGGGACATCCGCCGGCTGTTTGGCCGGCGCGGCGACATCGAGTCCCTCACCCGTTCCTGGTCCCCCAAACGCATCCTCCTCTACGCCCACGCCGGACTTGTCCCCGAACCGGATGCGCTCCAGCGCCTCGCCGAGTATCTGCCCGCCCTCCTCGAACACCAGACCTACCCTCTGGCGTACTTCTGGAAGTCCGACCTCTGGTCCGCCCTCGCCAGTGTCTTGAAGGAGGCCCTCCGGCAACGCCGTCCGGATGGCGCCCTCGACACCGCCAAGGGCTTCCTGCTCGAACGTCTCGACGACACCCTCGAACTGGTCGCCCGGCCGGGCGGCCGGCGGATCTGGGAGGAGGTCCGGGAAACCGCCCGACTTGCTGCGGAAAGCGCCACGGGCGGCGCCCGGCTGGTTCTCGCAAGGCTCCTCGAGTTCATCCGGCGCCATCCCGGTGTCGAAGTCCACTTCCTGGCCCACGGCGCCGGCAGTTTCCTTCTCGGACCGGTCTTTCGGGAGTTCTGCCAGGCCGGGCACCACGCCGCCTCCCTCCAACTCTGGGCCCCCGCCTGCTCCCTCGATTTCTTCCGCGCCCACTATGCCGATTCCCTGTCCGCCGGGGCCGCCCGGCGGGTCGCCCTTTACACCCTGAAGGACGACTCCGAACGCGCTGATCACTGCGCCCACCTCTACCACAAGTCCCTGCTGTACCTCGTCGCCAACGCCCTCGAAGACCGCCCCCGACGTCCCGGTCAGCCCGGCACCCCCCTGCTCGGCCTGGAAACGTCCCTCCTCGAACAGGCGGCGAGTCTGGGTATCGACTCCGACGGGGTCCGTCGTGAGGACCCGCCTGCCGTCCGGCTTCCATGGGGCCCCGATGCCTGGTGGATTCGCACCCCCAACAACCTCCCCCCGGGCGACCCTTTCGCCAGCACCGCCCGCCGTCACGGCGACTTCGACGACGACCCGGCCACCGTCCGCGGCACCCTCGCCCGCATCGTCGGGGCCGACACCGGTATCTCGTCCTCCGGCGAAGCCATCGACTTCCACCCCACCCGTTCCGGTCTCGACGCATGGCGCCGTGATCTCGATCAGGCCCTCCGGTAA
- a CDS encoding methyl-accepting chemotaxis protein, whose amino-acid sequence MKLRTQIALLSLSLVGASTLVVLATLVFENRRLERESSRILLRTVEDQVGQVTAGAYRSVLATEARNQRRLDHSLGVARALLESHGRLGFGTGETSWKAVNQFTGEASEVSLPTFLLGGVPIVANTDGLTPSPLVDDVRRTTREFCTLFQRINDAGDMLRVVTSVLHTNGTRAVGTFIPALQPDGTPNPVVREVLAGRTFRGRARVVGEWHATAYEPVWDPTRTHVIGMLYVGLELRDINRELLASLQAMRVGQSGSMFVLGASGADRGRYILSPGGRRDGEAALEARDALGQPYVQSLLAKAGNHAEGTVTLDRYSLPIAGRTTNAAVHVAAVTYHAPYDWVIGVEAPEQDFAEVLDTMASAQDRLLRRVSAVAAVIGILGLLAGTVLARRIERPMARVANTLEGACVSLTDASSHLASAGQQLAEGASEQAASVEETSASLEEMASMIRGNAGNAGRAKNLAASTRSAADRGAREVQQLQTAMESIQSSSDDIARILKTIDEIAFQTNILALNAAVEAARAGDAGMGFGVVADEVRALAQRSAGAARDTAARIETALAATAQGVEVGGRVAVVLNEIHQGVRQVDEIAAEVASASQEQSQGIAQVNTALSQIDRVTQVTASSSEEVAASAGDLTSQVATMRESLEALRIMFQGRDARSRAASVPVAATAPRSVPLRARAGKPAPALARG is encoded by the coding sequence ATGAAGCTGCGCACGCAGATTGCCCTCCTGTCCCTGAGCCTGGTCGGGGCCAGCACCCTCGTCGTCCTCGCCACTCTGGTTTTCGAGAACCGCAGACTCGAACGGGAATCCAGCCGCATTCTCCTGCGTACCGTCGAGGATCAGGTCGGGCAGGTCACCGCTGGCGCGTACCGATCGGTCCTGGCCACCGAAGCCCGCAATCAACGGCGCCTGGACCACAGCCTCGGCGTCGCCCGTGCCCTGCTCGAATCCCATGGCAGGCTCGGGTTCGGCACAGGGGAGACGAGCTGGAAAGCGGTGAACCAGTTCACCGGAGAGGCCAGCGAGGTCTCCCTGCCGACGTTCCTTCTGGGAGGTGTCCCCATCGTGGCCAACACCGACGGCCTCACCCCCTCCCCCCTCGTTGATGACGTCCGGCGCACCACCCGCGAATTCTGCACCCTGTTCCAGCGGATCAACGACGCCGGGGACATGCTCCGCGTCGTCACCAGTGTGCTGCACACCAATGGAACACGCGCGGTCGGCACCTTCATCCCCGCCCTCCAACCCGACGGCACCCCGAATCCCGTTGTCCGCGAGGTCCTCGCCGGTCGCACCTTCCGCGGCCGCGCCAGGGTGGTCGGTGAATGGCATGCCACCGCCTATGAACCCGTCTGGGACCCGACCCGCACCCACGTGATCGGCATGCTCTACGTCGGACTCGAACTCCGCGACATCAACCGCGAGTTGCTCGCCAGCCTCCAGGCCATGCGGGTGGGTCAGTCCGGCTCGATGTTTGTCCTTGGCGCCAGCGGGGCCGACCGCGGCCGATACATCCTTTCCCCGGGCGGACGGCGGGACGGAGAAGCGGCCTTGGAGGCCCGCGATGCCCTCGGCCAACCCTACGTCCAGTCGCTCCTCGCCAAGGCCGGGAACCATGCGGAAGGGACCGTCACCCTCGACCGCTATTCCCTTCCGATCGCCGGACGGACCACCAACGCCGCCGTCCATGTCGCCGCGGTCACCTACCACGCCCCGTACGACTGGGTCATCGGCGTCGAAGCCCCCGAACAGGACTTCGCCGAAGTCCTCGACACCATGGCCTCCGCCCAGGACCGCCTTCTCCGACGGGTGTCCGCCGTCGCTGCCGTCATAGGCATCCTCGGGTTGCTCGCCGGCACGGTGCTCGCCCGCCGCATCGAACGTCCCATGGCCCGTGTCGCCAACACCCTCGAAGGCGCCTGCGTTAGCCTCACCGACGCCTCGTCCCACCTTGCCAGCGCCGGACAACAACTCGCCGAGGGAGCCAGCGAACAGGCCGCTTCGGTCGAGGAAACCAGCGCCTCCCTCGAGGAAATGGCCAGCATGATCCGCGGCAACGCCGGGAATGCCGGCCGCGCCAAGAACCTCGCCGCCTCCACCCGGTCCGCCGCCGATCGCGGCGCCCGGGAAGTCCAGCAGCTCCAGACCGCCATGGAGAGCATCCAGTCCTCCAGCGATGACATCGCCCGGATCCTCAAGACCATCGACGAGATCGCTTTTCAGACCAACATCCTCGCCCTCAACGCCGCGGTCGAAGCCGCACGCGCCGGTGACGCGGGCATGGGCTTCGGGGTCGTCGCCGACGAGGTGCGCGCCCTCGCCCAACGGAGCGCTGGCGCCGCCCGCGACACAGCCGCCCGGATCGAAACCGCTCTCGCCGCCACCGCTCAGGGCGTCGAGGTGGGCGGGCGCGTGGCCGTTGTCCTCAACGAGATCCACCAGGGCGTCCGCCAGGTGGACGAGATTGCCGCCGAGGTCGCCAGCGCCAGCCAGGAGCAGAGTCAGGGCATCGCCCAGGTCAACACCGCCCTCTCCCAGATCGACAGGGTCACCCAGGTGACCGCCTCCTCCTCCGAGGAGGTTGCCGCCTCCGCCGGCGATCTCACCTCCCAGGTCGCCACCATGCGTGAATCGCTCGAAGCCCTGCGGATCATGTTCCAGGGTCGCGATGCGCGATCCCGGGCTGCCTCCGTCCCGGTTGCCGCCACTGCGCCCCGTTCCGTCCCGCTCCGTGCCCGCGCCGGCAAACCGGCGCCCGCCCTGGCGCGCGGCTGA
- a CDS encoding META domain-containing protein codes for MIHTVTRPPRFHLFRWFARLMVIPALAVLTAGCASNSPSDTAAFAPATGASVAALRDADLRLVRWVEDGKRVKPPADTPVTVRLGEAGRLSGRGPVNRYFGTFGFLGDGSVSWPNAAIGSTRMAGPPEAMDLEMRFFQTLTRTTALETTPDAVRFQSADGRNILEFSR; via the coding sequence ATGATACACACCGTCACGAGACCCCCTCGCTTCCACCTGTTCCGATGGTTCGCCCGGCTCATGGTCATCCCTGCCCTTGCTGTGCTCACCGCCGGTTGCGCCTCGAACTCCCCGTCCGACACCGCCGCCTTCGCCCCGGCCACAGGCGCTTCGGTCGCGGCCCTGCGGGACGCCGACCTTCGCCTGGTCCGCTGGGTCGAGGATGGCAAGCGGGTGAAGCCTCCCGCCGACACACCCGTTACCGTCCGTCTGGGAGAGGCCGGACGCCTCTCGGGGCGGGGACCCGTCAACCGCTACTTCGGGACCTTCGGATTCCTGGGCGATGGTTCGGTCTCGTGGCCCAACGCGGCCATCGGTTCCACCCGCATGGCCGGGCCGCCCGAGGCCATGGACCTCGAAATGCGGTTCTTCCAGACCCTCACGCGGACCACGGCGCTCGAGACCACCCCGGACGCCGTCCGCTTCCAATCCGCCGATGGCAGGAACATTCTGGAGTTCAGCCGGTGA
- the pheA gene encoding prephenate dehydratase, whose translation MTLAELRLAIDRCDAEIVRLLNERTRHVLEIGAIKQAAGQEIYAPQRERIVLQRICKLNSGPITDASLQHIYREIMSSALALEKPMTVAYFGPEATFTHQAAIRRFGSSLRYAAMKTISDVFTEVAKGRADYGVVPVENSTEGVVTHTLDMFVDSELKIVAQIILPIQHCLLGKVARREEIRRLYSHPQALAQCRQWVQVHLPGAEVIEASSTTRAAELAARGRHTGAIASSLAAERYALRILDADIQDNSANATRFLVLGRQCGAATGKDRTSLMFSVVDAVGSLHRALAPLSKHRVNMTRIESRPSKRKAWAYFFFVDVKGHYDDPPVARALAELGRHCSFVKVLGSYPDAG comes from the coding sequence ATGACCCTTGCGGAATTGCGCCTGGCCATTGACCGATGCGACGCCGAGATCGTGCGGCTGCTCAACGAGCGAACCCGCCACGTCCTCGAGATCGGCGCCATCAAGCAGGCCGCCGGCCAGGAAATCTACGCCCCGCAACGCGAACGCATCGTCCTCCAGCGCATCTGCAAGCTGAACAGCGGTCCCATCACCGACGCCTCCCTCCAGCACATCTACCGCGAGATCATGTCGAGCGCGCTGGCGCTCGAGAAGCCGATGACCGTCGCCTACTTCGGGCCCGAGGCGACCTTCACCCATCAGGCGGCCATCCGCCGCTTCGGCTCCAGCCTCCGCTACGCGGCCATGAAGACCATCTCCGACGTCTTTACCGAGGTCGCCAAGGGCCGTGCCGACTACGGTGTCGTCCCGGTCGAGAACTCCACCGAAGGGGTCGTCACCCACACCCTCGACATGTTCGTGGACAGCGAACTCAAGATCGTTGCCCAGATCATCCTCCCCATTCAGCACTGTCTCCTCGGCAAGGTCGCCCGGCGCGAGGAGATCCGGCGCCTCTATTCCCATCCCCAGGCCCTCGCCCAATGCCGGCAGTGGGTCCAGGTCCATCTCCCCGGCGCCGAGGTCATTGAGGCCTCCTCCACCACCCGCGCCGCGGAACTGGCCGCGCGGGGCCGCCACACCGGCGCCATCGCCAGTTCCCTGGCCGCCGAACGGTACGCCCTTCGCATCCTCGATGCCGACATCCAGGACAACTCGGCCAATGCCACCCGCTTCCTCGTCCTTGGCCGCCAATGCGGCGCCGCCACCGGCAAGGATCGCACCAGCCTCATGTTCAGCGTCGTCGATGCCGTCGGCTCCCTCCACCGTGCCCTCGCCCCCCTCTCGAAGCATCGGGTGAACATGACCCGCATCGAGTCACGCCCCAGCAAACGCAAGGCCTGGGCCTACTTCTTCTTCGTGGACGTGAAGGGGCACTACGACGATCCCCCGGTCGCCCGCGCACTCGCCGAACTCGGCCGTCACTGCAGCTTCGTCAAGGTCCTCGGCTCCTACCCCGACGCCGGTTGA